In Dolichospermum flos-aquae CCAP 1403/13F, the following proteins share a genomic window:
- a CDS encoding DUF3326 domain-containing protein, which yields MQKPYTVILIIPTGIGAAIGGYAGDALPVARVISQVCDRLITHPNVMNGASLYWNIPNAFYVEGYGLDKFAAGEWGLRPVRSNRVGLLLDQGIEPELMLRHLQVADAARATLGLNITNHVITDAPLNVELRTSSSGASWGTIGNPDSLLRAAEKLIIAEKAEAIAVVARFPEDIDETAVQNYRQGQGVDPLAGAEAVISHLLVRTFKIPCAHAPALSPAPASPNLSPRAAAEEIGYTFLPCVLVGLSNAPQFIINTKNHNSLSTDIWANQVDALIIPATACGNSALLSVSHKQCQIITVAENKTLIQVPASMLKIPTLQVNSYLEAVGVLVAHKAGINPSSLTINNY from the coding sequence ATTCAAAAACCATACACCGTAATTTTAATTATACCCACCGGCATTGGGGCAGCGATTGGCGGTTATGCTGGTGATGCCTTACCAGTAGCTAGAGTTATATCACAGGTCTGCGATCGCTTGATTACTCACCCCAATGTCATGAACGGTGCAAGTTTATACTGGAATATTCCCAACGCTTTCTATGTCGAAGGATATGGTTTAGATAAATTTGCGGCTGGAGAATGGGGCTTACGTCCTGTCCGTAGTAACAGAGTCGGGTTACTTTTAGACCAGGGTATTGAACCGGAATTAATGCTGCGACACTTGCAGGTAGCCGACGCAGCCAGAGCAACCTTAGGATTAAATATTACAAATCATGTGATTACTGACGCACCGCTAAACGTAGAATTACGAACTTCTTCATCAGGTGCAAGTTGGGGAACAATTGGGAATCCTGATAGTTTATTACGGGCTGCCGAGAAATTAATTATAGCAGAAAAAGCCGAAGCGATCGCAGTTGTTGCCCGGTTCCCGGAAGATATAGACGAAACCGCAGTCCAAAACTATCGTCAAGGTCAAGGAGTAGACCCTCTAGCCGGTGCAGAAGCCGTCATTAGTCATTTATTAGTTCGTACCTTTAAAATTCCTTGCGCCCATGCTCCCGCCCTTTCTCCCGCCCCTGCGTCCCCTAATTTATCCCCTCGTGCAGCGGCTGAAGAAATAGGCTATACTTTCTTACCTTGTGTTTTAGTTGGTTTGAGTAACGCCCCGCAATTTATCATTAATACAAAAAATCACAATTCTTTGTCCACTGATATCTGGGCAAATCAAGTTGATGCTTTAATTATTCCCGCCACCGCTTGTGGAAATAGTGCTTTATTGAGTGTAAGTCATAAACAATGTCAAATAATTACAGTCGCAGAAAATAAAACTTTGATCCAAGTTCCTGCTTCTATGTTAAAAATTCCAACCTTACAGGTAAACTCATATTTGGAAGCAGTAGGCGTATTAGTCGCTCATAAAGCAGGTATCAATCCTTCCTCATTAACAATTAACAATTACTAA
- a CDS encoding RNA-guided endonuclease InsQ/TnpB family protein, with the protein MIVLEYKVKGKQHQYNAIDDAIRTTQFVRNKAIRYWMDAPRELKVDKFALNKYSTELRKEFPFTAELNSMAVQSAAERGWFAISRFYDNCKSKKSGKKGFPRFQKDCRSVEYKTSGWKLHKTKRRITFTDKKEIGELKLLGKWDIQSYELKDIKRVRLIRRADGYYAQVCIGIDVVDIQPKTGNEIGLDVGIESFYTDSNGHHEPNPKFLRKAEKSIKHSQRRIYKKHKGSSCRKKARKLYAKKHLKVSRQRIEHAKRIARCVVKSNDLVAYEDLRVSNMVKNHCLAKSISDASWYLFRQWIEYFAVKFDKIAIAVTPHYTSQKCSSCGVIVKKSLSTRTHNCSCGSYLHRDTNAAINILNLAKARGGHPQSNATGVEATTLLGASLVEQVLTMNVESPRL; encoded by the coding sequence ATGATAGTTCTAGAGTATAAAGTCAAGGGTAAACAGCATCAATATAACGCGATAGATGATGCAATTCGGACTACTCAATTCGTTCGCAATAAAGCGATTAGGTATTGGATGGATGCACCACGTGAACTAAAAGTTGATAAGTTTGCCCTGAATAAATACTCTACTGAACTTCGGAAAGAATTTCCTTTTACTGCTGAGTTAAACTCAATGGCTGTGCAATCAGCCGCAGAAAGAGGATGGTTTGCTATATCAAGGTTTTACGACAACTGTAAATCTAAAAAGTCTGGTAAAAAGGGATTCCCCCGTTTTCAAAAAGATTGCCGTTCCGTTGAATATAAAACATCAGGGTGGAAGCTACATAAAACAAAGCGACGCATCACTTTTACCGACAAGAAAGAGATTGGTGAACTCAAATTATTAGGCAAATGGGATATTCAATCCTACGAACTTAAAGACATTAAACGAGTGCGCTTAATCCGTCGTGCAGATGGATATTATGCTCAGGTTTGTATCGGCATTGATGTTGTAGATATTCAACCGAAAACGGGTAATGAAATCGGATTAGATGTTGGTATTGAGTCGTTTTACACTGACTCTAACGGACATCATGAACCTAACCCTAAGTTTTTGAGAAAGGCTGAAAAATCAATCAAACATTCTCAAAGACGGATTTACAAAAAGCATAAAGGTTCTAGTTGCAGAAAAAAAGCTAGAAAACTTTATGCCAAAAAGCACTTAAAAGTAAGTAGGCAACGTATAGAACACGCTAAGAGAATAGCGCGTTGCGTAGTCAAATCTAACGATTTAGTCGCCTACGAAGATTTAAGGGTTTCAAATATGGTAAAAAATCATTGTTTAGCAAAATCAATTAGTGATGCTAGTTGGTATTTGTTCCGACAATGGATTGAATATTTTGCTGTTAAATTTGACAAGATTGCTATAGCTGTTACTCCACACTATACTTCTCAAAAGTGTTCTAGTTGTGGCGTAATTGTCAAAAAATCTCTATCAACTCGCACTCATAATTGTAGTTGTGGATCGTATCTTCACAGAGATACAAATGCAGCAATTAATATTTTAAATCTTGCAAAAGCTAGGGGAGGGCATCCCCAAAGTAACGCTACAGGAGTTGAAGCCACTACTCTACTTGGTGCAAGCCTGGTTGAGCAAGTTTTGACGATGAATGTAGAATCCCCTCGGCTTTAG
- a CDS encoding sensor histidine kinase has product MLAMHSIQNVDQLNLKLESTLQELPVWTIQIETNHPGNELAMLFEEDPLLPGIILTKEKKYVGMISRRLFFEQMSRPYGLGLFAGRPVEYLYNFLQPKTFIYPEDTPIVEATQIALGRSHKQVYEPLVITDQSYQYGLLDFHQLLLANSQIHVLTLNRLQKETEKARIAKADFRDLQHNYSRLLQNDKMIALGQLVAGIAHEINNPMNFIYGNLNYAIEYFQNILYILENYKQELSYADAISEAKEKGIEIEFILEDLPKLLSSMKVGATRVNEIVLSLRNFSRLDQAEIKFVDIHEGIENTLIILKHSLKARPERLEIELIKEYDKLPLIKCYAGQLNQVFMNILANAIDALSESDNLILKTRKNLQIRIRTEITNDNYVIVRIADNGSGISEEVQKRLFDPFFTTKAVGKGTGLGLGLSISYQIVVEKHGGELYCISTPGEGSEFIIKIPVVSNHSDEIQQTSKFMDEFDSK; this is encoded by the coding sequence ATGCTGGCTATGCATAGTATTCAGAATGTGGATCAGCTAAATCTCAAATTAGAATCAACTTTACAGGAATTACCAGTTTGGACAATTCAAATTGAAACAAATCATCCAGGTAATGAATTAGCAATGCTTTTTGAAGAAGATCCTTTGCTGCCAGGGATTATCTTGACTAAAGAAAAAAAATATGTAGGCATGATTTCTCGACGGCTATTTTTTGAACAAATGAGTCGTCCCTATGGTTTAGGACTATTTGCCGGTCGCCCTGTCGAATATCTTTATAATTTTTTACAACCTAAAACATTTATCTATCCAGAGGATACCCCAATTGTCGAAGCAACTCAAATAGCTTTAGGGCGATCGCACAAACAGGTATATGAACCACTGGTGATTACAGATCAATCTTATCAATATGGATTGCTAGATTTTCATCAGTTACTTTTAGCCAATTCCCAAATTCATGTTTTAACATTAAATCGCCTGCAAAAAGAAACAGAAAAAGCCAGAATAGCTAAGGCTGACTTTCGTGATCTTCAGCATAACTATAGCCGATTATTACAAAACGACAAAATGATTGCCTTGGGACAATTAGTAGCTGGGATTGCCCATGAAATCAATAATCCCATGAATTTTATTTATGGCAACCTCAATTATGCTATCGAATATTTTCAAAATATACTCTACATCCTGGAAAATTATAAACAAGAATTATCCTATGCTGACGCAATATCTGAAGCTAAAGAGAAGGGAATTGAAATAGAATTTATTCTGGAAGACTTACCAAAATTACTATCTTCCATGAAAGTTGGTGCTACAAGAGTAAATGAAATTGTCTTATCTTTACGTAATTTTTCCCGATTAGATCAAGCAGAAATTAAATTTGTTGATATCCATGAAGGTATAGAGAATACATTAATAATTCTCAAACATAGTTTAAAAGCTAGACCTGAGCGGTTAGAAATTGAATTAATTAAAGAATATGACAAATTACCATTAATAAAGTGCTATGCAGGGCAACTGAATCAGGTATTTATGAATATTCTTGCCAATGCTATTGATGCTCTTTCTGAAAGTGATAATTTAATTCTAAAAACCCGTAAAAATTTGCAAATTCGGATTCGCACAGAAATAACTAATGATAATTATGTTATTGTTCGCATTGCCGATAATGGTTCAGGCATTTCAGAAGAAGTCCAAAAACGATTATTTGACCCATTTTTTACTACCAAAGCTGTAGGCAAAGGAACAGGATTAGGATTAGGATTATCAATTAGCTACCAAATCGTAGTTGAAAAACATGGTGGTGAACTTTATTGTATATCTACTCCTGGAGAAGGTTCTGAGTTTATTATCAAAATCCCAGTTGTCTCGAATCACTCAGACGAAATACAGCAAACTTCAAAGTTTATGGATGAATTTGACTCAAAATAA
- a CDS encoding NAD(P)H dehydrogenase subunit NdhS, whose product MILPGATVRVKNPADTYYRSEGLVQRVSDGKVAVLFEGGNWDKIITFRLPELEPVETTIQKKGK is encoded by the coding sequence ATGATCCTACCTGGAGCAACTGTTCGCGTCAAAAATCCTGCTGATACATATTATCGGTCAGAAGGACTTGTCCAACGAGTTAGTGATGGTAAAGTAGCTGTACTGTTTGAAGGTGGTAATTGGGATAAAATAATTACTTTCCGTCTTCCAGAATTAGAACCCGTGGAAACTACAATCCAGAAAAAAGGGAAATAG
- a CDS encoding Mrp/NBP35 family ATP-binding protein — MYDVLDSHAVLEVLRPVEDPELRKSLVELNMIRNVKIDGGKVSFTLVLTTPACPLREFIVEDCKKAVKKLPDVTDVIIEVTAETPQQKSLPDRNGVPGVKNIIAVSSGKGGVGKSTVAVNIAVALAQTGAKVGLLDADIYGPNDPTMLGLSDSEINVRSTEAGDILEPAFNHGVKLVSMGFLIDRDQPVIWRGPMLNGVIRQFLYQVEWGELDYLIVDMPPGTGDAQLTLTQAVPMAGVVIVTTPQTVALLDSRKGLRMFQQLNVPVLGIVENMSYFIPPDQPDKQYDIFGSGGGSKTAAELGVPLLGCVPLEISTRIGGDTGVPIVIGEPNSAAAKALTAIALTVAGKVSVNALT; from the coding sequence ATGTATGATGTCCTAGATTCCCACGCAGTCCTGGAAGTATTGCGACCAGTAGAAGATCCAGAACTTCGCAAAAGTCTGGTAGAACTGAATATGATTCGCAACGTCAAGATTGACGGTGGCAAGGTTAGTTTCACTTTGGTGTTAACCACTCCCGCTTGTCCTTTACGGGAATTTATTGTTGAAGACTGTAAAAAAGCTGTTAAAAAGCTGCCTGATGTCACAGATGTAATTATAGAAGTAACAGCGGAAACACCCCAGCAAAAAAGCTTACCAGACCGGAATGGCGTACCTGGGGTGAAAAATATTATTGCTGTTTCTAGCGGTAAAGGTGGCGTTGGTAAGAGTACAGTGGCTGTAAATATTGCCGTGGCTTTAGCGCAAACTGGGGCAAAGGTCGGTTTATTAGATGCAGATATTTATGGACCCAATGATCCCACAATGTTGGGTTTGAGTGATTCCGAAATTAATGTCCGTTCTACAGAAGCAGGAGACATCCTCGAACCGGCTTTTAATCATGGTGTCAAGCTGGTTTCAATGGGCTTTTTGATTGATCGAGATCAGCCAGTAATTTGGCGCGGTCCCATGCTGAATGGTGTGATTCGTCAGTTTCTCTATCAAGTCGAATGGGGAGAACTGGACTATTTAATTGTGGATATGCCCCCTGGGACTGGAGATGCTCAATTAACTTTAACCCAAGCTGTCCCAATGGCAGGAGTAGTCATTGTCACCACACCACAAACTGTAGCTTTGTTGGACTCCCGAAAGGGGTTGCGGATGTTCCAGCAGTTAAATGTCCCAGTTTTGGGAATTGTGGAAAATATGAGCTATTTTATCCCCCCAGATCAACCAGATAAGCAATATGACATTTTTGGTTCTGGTGGTGGTTCCAAAACAGCCGCAGAATTGGGAGTTCCTCTGTTAGGATGTGTACCATTAGAAATTTCTACCCGGATTGGCGGTGATACTGGTGTGCCGATAGTAATTGGTGAACCCAACTCAGCCGCAGCCAAAGCCCTAACAGCGATCGCTCTCACTGTAGCAGGTAAAGTATCAGTTAATGCTTTGACATAA
- the rodA gene encoding rod shape-determining protein RodA, translating to MLLKPSFPKMRWQSWLQPWQQIDGLLFFLPVAVSMFGGLMILSTELKQPVTDWWWHWLTAAIGTIIALFLARCRYETLMEWHWFIYGLTNFSLIAVMLAGTSAKGAQRWISIAGFNVQPSEFAKLGLIITLAALLHRRTASTLESVFRVLAITVVPWALVFLQPDLATSLVFGAIFLGMLYWANANPGWLILMVSPVMAAILFSISWPLSTPIMLSKDISLSILGLVWAVSMGVVGWFSLPWKRFGIAAIASFCLNMLGGELGLFAWNHVLKEYQKNRLSVFINPEHDPLGAGYHLIQSRIAIGAGEVWGWGLFKGPMTQLNFVPEQHTDFIFSAVAEEFGLVGCLVLLSVFCLICFRLLHVAQTAKDNFGSLLAIGVLSMIVFQLIVNVGMTVGLAPVAGIPLPWMSYGRSAMLTNFIAIGIVESVANYRQRQKYY from the coding sequence ATGTTATTAAAACCTTCGTTCCCTAAAATGCGTTGGCAATCTTGGCTTCAGCCCTGGCAACAAATAGATGGACTACTATTTTTTCTCCCCGTTGCTGTTAGTATGTTCGGGGGGCTAATGATTCTGAGTACAGAACTGAAGCAACCTGTAACTGACTGGTGGTGGCACTGGTTGACAGCCGCTATTGGGACAATAATCGCCTTATTTTTAGCTCGTTGCCGCTATGAAACCCTCATGGAGTGGCATTGGTTTATCTATGGGCTGACCAACTTTAGTTTAATCGCTGTCATGCTCGCTGGTACTAGTGCCAAAGGCGCACAGCGTTGGATTAGTATTGCGGGTTTTAATGTTCAACCCTCAGAATTTGCCAAATTAGGATTAATTATTACCTTAGCAGCTTTGTTACATAGGCGAACTGCTTCTACTCTAGAGAGTGTTTTCCGTGTCTTGGCAATTACGGTTGTACCTTGGGCATTGGTATTTTTACAACCAGACTTGGCAACATCGCTGGTATTCGGGGCAATATTTTTAGGAATGTTGTACTGGGCAAATGCCAACCCCGGCTGGTTAATACTCATGGTTTCCCCGGTAATGGCAGCAATATTATTTAGTATATCTTGGCCATTATCAACGCCCATAATGTTATCTAAAGACATATCATTAAGCATATTAGGTTTAGTATGGGCAGTATCTATGGGGGTAGTTGGTTGGTTTAGTCTGCCTTGGAAGCGGTTTGGTATTGCTGCTATTGCTTCATTCTGTCTAAATATGCTCGGTGGCGAATTAGGCCTTTTTGCCTGGAATCATGTATTAAAAGAGTATCAAAAAAATCGGCTTAGTGTATTTATCAACCCTGAGCATGATCCTCTTGGCGCTGGTTATCACCTGATTCAATCTCGCATTGCTATTGGCGCTGGTGAAGTTTGGGGCTGGGGTTTGTTTAAAGGTCCCATGACTCAACTGAATTTTGTTCCGGAACAGCACACAGATTTTATTTTCTCGGCTGTTGCTGAAGAATTTGGTCTTGTGGGTTGTTTAGTTTTACTATCGGTCTTTTGCTTAATTTGCTTCCGTTTACTTCATGTAGCTCAAACCGCTAAAGATAACTTTGGTTCACTTTTGGCTATTGGTGTTTTGTCTATGATTGTGTTTCAACTAATTGTGAATGTTGGTATGACAGTTGGTTTAGCACCTGTGGCGGGAATTCCCTTACCGTGGATGAGTTATGGACGTTCGGCGATGCTGACTAACTTTATTGCCATCGGTATAGTAGAATCTGTAGCTAATTATCGTCAACGCCAAAAGTATTATTAA
- the purB gene encoding adenylosuccinate lyase, producing MIERYTLPEMGNLWSETYKLKTWLDVEIAVCEAQAELGYIPAAAVEEIKAKANFDPQRVLEIEAEVHHDVIAFLTNVNEYVGDAGRYIHLGLTSSDVLDTALSLQLVASLDLLLKRLEDVIDAIRKKATTHRHTLMIGRSHGIHAEPITFGFKLAGWLAEVLRHQERLQILKKTIAVGKISGAVGTYANIEPRVEAIACAKLGLKPDTASTQVISRDIHADFVQQLALLAASIERFAVEIRNLQKTDVLEVEEFFAKGQKGSSAMPHKRNPIRSERLTGMARLVRSHAGAVLENVALWHERDISHSSVERVILPDACILTHFMLHEITNLVNNLLVYPENMARNLNCYGGVVFSQRVLLTLIDKGLNREEAYSIVQESAHTAWNKPEGNFRDLISKDPRVTQNLSPAEIEACFDPQHHLKHLEQVYQRLGI from the coding sequence GTGATTGAGCGTTATACCCTGCCCGAAATGGGCAATTTGTGGAGTGAAACCTATAAGCTGAAAACCTGGCTAGATGTAGAGATCGCGGTTTGCGAAGCACAGGCAGAACTGGGTTATATTCCAGCAGCAGCAGTAGAAGAAATTAAGGCTAAGGCGAATTTTGACCCGCAGCGGGTGCTAGAAATTGAGGCGGAAGTCCATCATGATGTCATTGCTTTTTTGACAAATGTTAATGAATATGTAGGTGATGCAGGACGCTATATTCATTTAGGTTTAACTAGTTCTGATGTCTTGGATACTGCTTTATCACTACAATTAGTTGCTAGTCTGGATTTGTTGTTAAAACGCCTAGAAGATGTAATTGATGCCATTCGCAAGAAAGCCACAACACATCGGCATACGTTAATGATTGGGCGATCGCATGGTATTCATGCTGAACCGATTACCTTTGGCTTTAAGTTAGCTGGTTGGTTAGCGGAAGTATTACGACACCAAGAACGGCTGCAAATTCTCAAAAAAACCATCGCTGTTGGCAAAATATCCGGTGCGGTAGGAACTTACGCCAACATTGAACCACGTGTAGAAGCGATTGCCTGTGCAAAACTCGGACTGAAACCCGATACTGCTTCCACTCAGGTAATTTCCCGCGATATTCATGCAGACTTTGTGCAACAGTTAGCATTACTCGCTGCATCCATAGAACGCTTTGCTGTAGAAATTCGCAACTTGCAAAAAACAGACGTTTTAGAAGTTGAAGAATTTTTCGCTAAAGGGCAAAAAGGCTCTAGTGCTATGCCTCACAAGCGTAATCCTATCCGTTCCGAACGGTTAACAGGGATGGCGCGACTGGTGAGAAGTCATGCAGGGGCAGTATTAGAAAACGTCGCTTTGTGGCACGAACGGGATATTTCCCACAGTTCTGTAGAACGAGTAATTTTACCAGATGCTTGCATTCTGACTCATTTTATGCTGCATGAAATCACCAACTTGGTAAATAACTTGTTGGTTTATCCTGAAAACATGGCCCGAAATCTCAACTGTTATGGGGGAGTAGTCTTTAGTCAAAGGGTATTACTAACCTTAATAGACAAAGGACTTAACCGCGAAGAAGCATACTCTATAGTCCAAGAAAGCGCCCACACTGCTTGGAATAAACCAGAAGGCAACTTCCGTGATTTAATCAGCAAAGATCCTCGCGTCACTCAAAACTTGTCACCCGCAGAGATAGAAGCCTGTTTTGATCCACAACATCATCTCAAGCATTTAGAACAAGTTTATCAACGACTGGGTATTTAG
- a CDS encoding CPBP family intramembrane glutamic endopeptidase: MIEQKNQEPEIPYLTRTQVLVAMGVTAIILWIVAKLWLRWGDIILFKWHWREQDLLLGISLGVIITILSGLAYRLSPPYRKSADYYLEMVLKPLALPDLIWLGLLPGLSEELLFRGVMLPALGGDHTAVIVSSLCFGVLHLSGPQQWPYVIWATIIGIILGYSALLSGNLLLPIVAHIVTNWLSSYLWKIQKL; the protein is encoded by the coding sequence GTGATTGAACAAAAAAATCAAGAACCAGAAATCCCCTACTTAACACGCACCCAAGTCTTAGTAGCAATGGGTGTAACCGCAATTATTCTCTGGATAGTTGCTAAATTATGGTTACGTTGGGGCGATATCATCCTTTTTAAGTGGCACTGGCGCGAACAAGATTTATTATTAGGAATTAGTTTAGGTGTAATTATTACCATATTAAGTGGTTTAGCTTATCGCCTTTCCCCTCCCTATCGCAAAAGCGCCGATTATTATCTAGAAATGGTTCTCAAACCTCTAGCTTTACCAGATTTAATCTGGTTAGGATTACTTCCCGGTTTAAGTGAAGAATTATTATTTCGGGGTGTCATGCTACCCGCTTTAGGTGGAGATCATACCGCTGTGATCGTATCAAGTCTTTGTTTTGGAGTTTTGCACCTTAGCGGTCCCCAACAATGGCCTTATGTAATTTGGGCAACTATTATTGGTATAATCCTTGGTTATAGTGCCTTATTAAGTGGCAACTTGTTATTACCAATAGTTGCTCATATTGTGACAAATTGGCTATCTAGCTATTTATGGAAAATCCAAAAACTTTAG